A stretch of Eleutherodactylus coqui strain aEleCoq1 chromosome 2, aEleCoq1.hap1, whole genome shotgun sequence DNA encodes these proteins:
- the LOC136612687 gene encoding histone chaperone asf1b gives MAKVQILNMVVLDNPCPFRNPFQFEITFECIEDLPDDLEWKIIYVGSAESEEYDQVLDSVLVGPVPAGRHMFVFQADAPNSSLIPESDAVGVTVVLITCTYRGQEFIRVGYYVNNEYSDPELRENPPLKPDFSQLQRNILASNPRVTRFHINWDSANESKMEDIENVDPACHSMLPPSCVPTKGLSGALTTIPENSMDCI, from the exons ATGGCGAAGGTCCAGATACTGAACATGGTGGTGCTGGATAACCCGTGCCCCTTCCGCAATCCTTTCCAGTTTGAGATCACTTTTGAATGCATAGAAGATCTGCCGGATG ATCTGGAGTGGAAAATAATATATGTGGGCTCAGCCGAAAGTGAAGAATATGACCAGGTTCTGGATTCGGTGTTGGTGGGTCCGGTCCCTGCGGGGCGTcacatgtttgtttttcag GCAGACGCTCCAAATTCAAGCCTCATCCCAGAGTCCGATGCTGTGGGAGTAACGGTCGTCCTCATCACTTGCACCTACAGGGGGCAGGAGTTCATCCGAGTCGGCTACTACGTCAACAACGAGTATTCTGACCCCGAATTGAGGGAGAATCCTCCTCTGAAACCAGACTTCAGTCAG CTCCAGAGGAACATCCTGGCTTCAAATCCTCGTGTGACACGCTTCCATATCAACTGGGATAGCGCTAACGAATCAAAGATGGAAGACATTGAGAACGTGGACCCTGCCTGCCACTCGATGCTTCCCCCGTCTTGTGTCCCTACCAAGGGCCTGTCCGGAGCACTTACCACAATCCCAGAGAACTCTATGGACTGCATTTGA